From a single Gimesia fumaroli genomic region:
- a CDS encoding sulfatase-like hydrolase/transferase translates to MHQDLNNQGSRQIIRGLSLVLCFWLLSTLCVHAAETPPNIVLIVSDDQGYQDLGCFGSQEVITPHLDRLAKEGARLTNFYVTWPACTPSRGSLLTGRYPQRNGVYDMIRNEAPDYGYKYKPEEYEVTFERIGGMDVREKLLPLLLKQAGYVSGIYGKWDLGVHKRFLPLGRGFDDFYGFSNTGIDYFTHERYGVPSMFRDNQPTEEDKGTYCTYLFQREAIHFLKENHQKPFFLYLPFNAPHGASSLDPRIRGGAQAPEKYKKMYPHLKDTLVTKKKTGRYEYRETSKGPVIKQGVSPSKRRLEYVASITCMDDAIGEVLDLLDEYQIADNTIVVFFSDNGGGGGSDNSPLKGKKGMMFEGGIRVPCLVRYPKKIKPGTVNEGLLTSLELVPTFLNETGIPLPEDIVFDGYDMLPTLMGQTDSPRKEMYWQRRADKAARVGNWKWVESAKGNGLFDLSKDVSEKHDLSQTHPRKLQEMKAQFANWKKEMAESDPRGPFRDF, encoded by the coding sequence ATGCATCAAGATCTGAATAATCAGGGTAGTCGTCAAATTATCAGGGGGTTGTCTCTGGTGCTCTGTTTCTGGCTGCTATCTACGCTTTGTGTCCATGCCGCAGAAACGCCTCCCAACATTGTTTTGATCGTCAGCGATGACCAGGGATATCAAGATCTGGGGTGTTTCGGCAGTCAGGAAGTCATCACGCCCCATCTCGATCGATTAGCGAAAGAAGGTGCCAGACTAACCAACTTCTATGTTACCTGGCCTGCTTGTACTCCAAGTCGAGGCAGTTTGTTGACGGGGCGCTATCCTCAGCGAAATGGTGTTTACGATATGATTCGCAACGAGGCCCCCGACTACGGCTATAAGTACAAACCCGAAGAATACGAAGTCACTTTCGAACGCATTGGTGGCATGGATGTGCGTGAAAAATTACTGCCTTTGTTATTGAAACAGGCAGGCTATGTGAGTGGGATTTATGGCAAGTGGGATTTGGGAGTTCATAAACGGTTTCTACCGCTTGGGCGGGGCTTTGATGATTTCTACGGATTCAGTAATACGGGCATCGATTACTTTACACACGAACGTTATGGCGTGCCTTCCATGTTTCGAGATAATCAGCCTACCGAAGAAGATAAAGGCACGTACTGCACTTACCTGTTTCAGCGCGAAGCGATTCACTTTCTGAAAGAGAACCATCAGAAACCGTTCTTTCTCTATCTGCCGTTCAACGCACCGCATGGTGCCTCCAGCCTTGATCCCCGCATTCGCGGAGGAGCACAGGCCCCGGAGAAGTACAAAAAAATGTATCCGCATTTAAAAGATACCCTGGTGACGAAGAAAAAAACGGGCCGCTATGAATATCGGGAAACTTCCAAGGGGCCTGTCATCAAACAGGGGGTCTCTCCCAGCAAACGTCGGCTCGAATATGTTGCCTCCATAACTTGTATGGACGATGCTATTGGGGAAGTTCTGGATCTGCTCGATGAGTATCAAATTGCTGATAATACGATCGTCGTATTCTTTTCCGACAACGGGGGCGGGGGTGGTTCAGATAATTCGCCACTAAAAGGAAAAAAAGGGATGATGTTTGAAGGCGGAATTCGTGTTCCCTGTCTTGTGCGTTACCCGAAAAAAATCAAGCCCGGCACAGTCAACGAAGGTTTGCTCACATCTCTGGAGCTGGTGCCAACCTTTCTCAATGAAACCGGGATTCCGCTGCCGGAAGACATTGTTTTCGACGGATACGATATGCTGCCGACGTTAATGGGACAGACTGATTCTCCACGCAAAGAAATGTACTGGCAGCGTCGGGCCGATAAAGCCGCACGGGTCGGCAACTGGAAGTGGGTGGAATCAGCGAAAGGAAATGGCCTGTTTGATCTTTCAAAGGATGTGAGTGAAAAACATGATCTTTCCCAAACCCATCCTCGAAAACTGCAGGAAATGAAAGCCCAATTTGCTAACTGGAAAAAAGAGATGGCAGAATCAGATCCACGTGGTCCATTCCGCGATTTTTAA
- a CDS encoding endo alpha-1,4 polygalactosaminidase has product MRKGQVVIIELRGLSQNQIAEIVKNARKAGTKVIAYISIGELSQLEKANFEQFLKEKKIPTSLDSMILSKNEAFQSWHIDVSEKPWREFLKQKVRHIYKQNVDGLFLDAVDTCDLYITRKEWEIKRRAQSVKAMISLIRLIKAFSPEKFIMQNRGLNLIGKSVFVGDATGTFISGLDLAHAHPNNPDGLLWTGAYAHSSAWIASKERDMIQIRKNGFTSVFTLGYADTNVSRKQFFQNSRAAGFIPAWGSSNTKLHEELTQNTVAE; this is encoded by the coding sequence ATGCGCAAAGGCCAAGTTGTAATAATTGAATTACGCGGCCTGAGCCAAAATCAAATTGCTGAGATCGTAAAAAATGCACGGAAGGCTGGCACCAAAGTGATCGCTTACATCAGTATTGGAGAACTGAGTCAACTGGAAAAAGCGAACTTCGAGCAGTTTCTGAAAGAGAAAAAAATACCAACATCATTAGACAGTATGATCCTGAGTAAAAACGAAGCATTTCAGTCCTGGCATATTGATGTCTCAGAGAAACCATGGCGTGAATTTCTAAAGCAAAAAGTCAGACATATTTATAAACAGAATGTCGATGGCCTGTTTCTGGATGCAGTGGATACCTGCGACCTGTATATTACCCGAAAAGAATGGGAAATAAAGCGACGGGCTCAAAGTGTCAAAGCAATGATCAGTCTGATCCGTCTAATCAAAGCATTCTCGCCAGAGAAATTCATTATGCAAAACCGTGGGCTGAATCTAATTGGAAAAAGCGTGTTTGTCGGCGACGCTACCGGCACTTTTATTTCCGGACTCGATCTGGCGCATGCTCATCCCAATAACCCGGATGGGTTACTCTGGACGGGGGCGTATGCTCATTCGAGTGCCTGGATTGCCAGTAAAGAACGGGACATGATTCAGATTCGAAAAAACGGTTTTACCTCGGTATTCACGCTAGGCTATGCCGACACAAATGTCTCACGGAAGCAATTCTTTCAGAACAGCCGTGCTGCGGGTTTCATCCCTGCCTGGGGAAGTTCAAATACGAAGCTCCACGAAGAATTGACACAGAATACTGTAGCTGAGTAA
- a CDS encoding phosphoadenylyl-sulfate reductase, with translation MARLTQADLADLNEAFEERTPLELIHWAQEMFGTRLAALSSMQRAGCVVAHMLSQIKADLPILFVDTGVLFQETLDTRDQLIKEYGVNIVTLEPAKTMQEQIEELGILYLSVEGQEQCCDLRKTQPLLQVSDQYDALIGSLRRADGGQRANVPILAIDPAMNCLRVNILASLSKEEFQAYLKENQVITNPLHKQGYPTIGCNRCTTPVMESEPNRAGRWRHLGPWSQYCGINPTDVSGKQAPAIDLSQDLVDRILGRETDFMI, from the coding sequence ATGGCACGTCTCACACAAGCCGATTTAGCAGATCTCAACGAAGCATTTGAAGAACGAACTCCTCTTGAGCTGATTCATTGGGCTCAGGAAATGTTTGGTACCAGGTTGGCAGCATTGTCGTCAATGCAGCGTGCGGGATGCGTTGTTGCCCATATGCTCAGTCAGATCAAAGCAGATCTTCCGATTCTGTTTGTTGATACCGGCGTTTTATTTCAGGAAACTTTGGATACCCGCGATCAGCTAATCAAGGAGTACGGTGTCAACATTGTGACTCTTGAACCAGCGAAAACGATGCAGGAGCAGATCGAGGAACTCGGGATCTTGTACCTTTCCGTCGAAGGGCAAGAGCAGTGTTGTGATTTGCGAAAAACACAACCGCTGCTTCAGGTATCCGATCAGTACGATGCTTTGATCGGCAGTCTACGTCGTGCCGATGGAGGGCAGCGTGCCAATGTACCCATTTTAGCGATCGATCCCGCCATGAACTGCCTGCGAGTGAATATCCTGGCAAGTTTGTCCAAAGAGGAATTTCAAGCCTATCTCAAAGAGAATCAGGTCATCACGAATCCACTACACAAACAAGGATATCCAACGATCGGATGTAATCGTTGCACGACTCCGGTAATGGAAAGCGAACCGAATCGCGCCGGGCGTTGGCGACACCTGGGACCCTGGTCACAGTATTGTGGGATTAACCCGACCGATGTTTCAGGAAAACAGGCGCCCGCTATTGACCTGTCTCAGGATCTGGTCGATCGAATTCTGGGGCGTGAAACCGACTTCATGATCTAA
- a CDS encoding HAD-IIA family hydrolase, with translation MLPGYLIDMDGVIYRGTDLIEGAVDFINELKKRDLPFIFLTNNSQRTRRDVVTKLSRMGITVGEEHIFTCAMATARFLAQSKPNGTAYVIGEGGLLHALHRNGYSIVDHDPDYVVVGEGRSMNFEMIEAAVRMIENGAKLIATNMDPNCPTQNGLRPGCGAIVSMLEAATKKKAFSVGKPSPVMMRSARQELGISSAQTTMIGDTMETDILGGVEMGYRSVLVLSGGTALGDLDYYAYQPDLVVDSIADLNKEEFFQLEGARFPKMERLLA, from the coding sequence ATGTTACCAGGATACTTGATTGACATGGATGGTGTCATTTACAGAGGGACTGACCTGATTGAAGGGGCAGTCGATTTTATCAATGAACTCAAAAAGCGAGATCTGCCATTTATCTTTTTGACGAATAACAGCCAGAGAACCCGCCGCGATGTGGTCACGAAATTGTCCCGCATGGGAATTACGGTGGGGGAAGAACACATCTTTACATGTGCCATGGCGACAGCCCGTTTCCTTGCGCAGAGCAAGCCTAATGGAACAGCCTATGTCATTGGAGAGGGCGGCCTGTTGCATGCCTTGCATCGAAACGGATATTCGATTGTTGATCATGACCCCGATTATGTGGTCGTGGGCGAAGGCCGATCAATGAATTTTGAAATGATCGAAGCGGCAGTGCGGATGATTGAAAATGGGGCAAAACTCATTGCCACAAATATGGATCCCAACTGTCCCACACAAAATGGTCTCCGGCCGGGATGTGGAGCGATTGTATCGATGTTGGAGGCAGCGACAAAGAAGAAAGCCTTTAGTGTTGGAAAGCCAAGCCCTGTCATGATGCGAAGTGCCCGCCAGGAATTGGGAATTTCTTCAGCTCAGACTACGATGATCGGCGACACAATGGAAACGGATATCCTGGGGGGCGTGGAGATGGGCTACCGTTCCGTGCTTGTTCTCTCGGGAGGAACTGCATTGGGTGACTTGGATTATTACGCTTATCAGCCGGATCTGGTAGTAGACAGCATTGCTGATCTGAACAAAGAGGAGTTCTTTCAATTGGAAGGGGCCCGTTTTCCCAAGATGGAACGACTACTGGCCTGA
- a CDS encoding Hsp20/alpha crystallin family protein: MLSARSHKLGFPFSANLRSDLDDAFGQLFGKSFPGMEGAYSPLSVWEEDSKYHIALDVPGMKKDELSLDIQDGHLILTGERKSVEDREYLHNERRYGKFRRVVQLPDWVDPASVSATLDAGVLTVVLEKKLEMQPKRIEIQDVTKPE, translated from the coding sequence ATGTTAAGCGCACGTTCTCACAAATTAGGATTTCCTTTTTCTGCGAATCTTCGTTCTGATTTAGATGATGCTTTTGGTCAATTATTCGGGAAGTCATTTCCAGGAATGGAAGGCGCTTATTCTCCCCTCTCGGTTTGGGAAGAGGATAGTAAGTACCATATAGCTCTGGATGTACCGGGGATGAAAAAGGATGAGCTCTCGCTGGATATCCAGGATGGTCATCTCATTCTGACCGGTGAGAGGAAGTCGGTTGAAGACCGTGAATATCTGCATAATGAACGCCGATATGGCAAGTTCAGGCGTGTTGTCCAGTTGCCGGACTGGGTAGATCCGGCCTCAGTATCTGCAACACTGGATGCAGGTGTATTGACGGTGGTTCTGGAGAAAAAACTGGAAATGCAACCGAAGCGAATTGAGATTCAGGATGTAACCAAGCCAGAGTAA
- the glnA gene encoding type I glutamate--ammonia ligase, giving the protein MTPKDFFAFAEKNGAKMVDLKFTDIFGTWQHCSYPISTWDEGTFEDGVGFDGSSIRGWQPIDSSDMLAVPDPETVKLDPFFKQPTVSVLADIVDPITKEDYNKDPRGVAKKGLAYLKQTGIADSCFIGPEPEFFIFDDVRYLSNQRGAMYEIDSSEAAWNTGRSEEGNLGHKVGYKGGYFPVSPSDTYGDLRAEMVEELQKVGIVVEAHHHEVATAGQCEIDMEFAPLMQMSDQFMWYKYIIKNVAKRNGKTVTFMPKPVFEDNGSGMHTHISLWKDGDTLMYGDGYAGMSELALHAIGGILKHGRALIALSNPTANSFHRLVPGFEAPVTLAMSQRNRSASCRIPMYSGSPKAKRVEFRCPDPTANGYLSFTALMMAMIDGVQNKIDPGEPLDRDIYDMTPEELAETNVAPKSLDEALIALEEDSAFLTAGDVFSQDLIDSFIKHKRTEELDPIRLRPHPYEFDLYYNA; this is encoded by the coding sequence ATGACTCCCAAAGATTTTTTTGCTTTTGCAGAAAAAAACGGCGCAAAGATGGTCGACTTAAAGTTTACCGACATCTTTGGTACCTGGCAGCATTGTTCGTACCCCATCAGTACCTGGGACGAAGGTACTTTTGAGGATGGCGTCGGTTTTGATGGATCTTCTATTCGTGGCTGGCAGCCGATTGACAGCTCAGACATGTTGGCTGTGCCAGATCCAGAGACTGTTAAGTTGGATCCCTTTTTCAAACAGCCAACCGTCAGCGTTCTGGCTGACATCGTCGATCCGATTACCAAAGAAGATTACAACAAAGACCCTCGTGGTGTCGCTAAAAAAGGTCTGGCTTATCTGAAGCAGACTGGTATTGCTGACTCCTGTTTTATCGGGCCAGAACCTGAATTCTTTATCTTCGACGACGTTCGCTATCTCTCTAATCAGAGAGGGGCCATGTATGAAATCGACTCATCAGAAGCGGCATGGAATACAGGTCGGTCTGAAGAAGGGAACCTGGGGCATAAGGTGGGATATAAAGGGGGATATTTCCCCGTATCACCAAGTGATACCTATGGTGACCTGCGTGCAGAAATGGTTGAAGAACTACAAAAAGTGGGTATTGTCGTTGAAGCACATCACCACGAAGTCGCGACTGCCGGTCAGTGTGAAATCGATATGGAATTCGCACCGCTGATGCAGATGTCTGACCAGTTCATGTGGTACAAGTACATCATCAAAAACGTTGCCAAACGCAATGGAAAAACTGTGACATTCATGCCGAAACCCGTTTTTGAAGATAACGGTTCCGGAATGCACACTCACATCTCTCTCTGGAAAGACGGAGATACATTGATGTATGGTGATGGCTATGCTGGCATGAGCGAACTCGCTCTGCATGCCATTGGTGGTATCCTTAAACACGGTCGAGCGTTGATTGCACTGTCAAATCCAACCGCAAACAGCTTCCACCGCCTGGTGCCGGGCTTTGAAGCTCCGGTGACTCTGGCAATGAGCCAGCGTAACCGATCTGCTTCTTGCCGAATTCCAATGTATTCCGGCAGTCCTAAAGCGAAGCGGGTTGAATTCCGTTGTCCCGATCCGACCGCCAATGGTTATCTTAGCTTTACCGCTCTGATGATGGCCATGATTGATGGTGTTCAGAACAAGATTGATCCCGGTGAGCCTTTGGACCGTGACATTTATGACATGACACCGGAAGAGTTGGCCGAAACCAATGTTGCTCCCAAATCTTTGGATGAAGCATTGATCGCACTGGAAGAAGACAGTGCCTTCCTGACAGCTGGTGATGTCTTCAGTCAGGATTTGATTGATTCCTTTATCAAGCACAAGCGGACTGAAGAGTTGGATCCAATCCGCTTACGCCCTCATCCTTATGAGTTTGATCTCTACTATAACGCGTAA